The genomic window TTTGGCTCCGCTCACACACCGGCGGCAGCGTGAGTTTGCGCGGCTTTTCACGCCAAAGCCCGCTGATGCGGCGCTCGGCCAATATATCAAGCCTCGGCTCGCCTGCCGCGCGGTCGATCATAATGATATGAACCTTTGAACGCCATTTTGCCGAAAGCAGTGCGTGAAGTTTCTGAAGCTCGCGAGCGCGGCGGCGTTCGCTGACAATGCCGATAGAGAGTACCGGGCGTTTGCGCCGCAGTTCGAGCGTTTCGAGCCATGCGGCCGCGGATGCGAGCAAGCTTTCGGCCGACAGTTTTGCCGTTACGTCGGCGATAGCGGCGGCCGCTGTGTTCGGCGGCAAAGTGTATTCGATCTGTGCGATGCGGCCGTTATCGACGTTGAGGGCAACGCGGCCCAGCCTTGCTCCGGCAAAGCTCAACTCGACCAATGCGGCGATCTCATTCGCCTTGTTCAGGCGGGCCGCTTCGATCGCGGCTGTCAGTTCGGCAGCGGGCGTTCGCGGTACAAAACGGAGCGTTTCCTTTGTTTTGCCGAAGCCGGCCGCAGCCTCGATAAAGATCTCGTCGCCGCTGATGCCGCCGCCCGTAACGCGCCGCTGCTGCACACCTTTGTCATCGACAAAGCGAAGGATGAGTTTGCCCGCGTCCTCATCGACCGTTATCTCTTCGCAAAGCAGCGGAAAGGATGCAGCCGTGTCCCGAATAAGGAGCCACTCGCTGAATGTGCCGAGTTTTTCGGCGATCTCGCGGACGTTCACCATGCTCCTTGTGCCCGGAACTCTTCTGTCATCGCCTCGGCCCATTCGGAATAGCCTCTTTCAGAAGGATGTATGCCGTCAGCGAAGAAGCCTTCGAGGTCGATGCCGACAGGCTGCGGATAATAATGTACGCCGTCAAGTCCGGCGGCAAGCTCACGCATATTCTCGTCATGCATACGCGAGATGCGCCAGAGGATGCTCTTGACCGGTTCGGGCAGAACCGGCGAAAGGATGATCATCGGGCAGTTCGATATCAGCACCTTGGGGTGCGATGGCCGCCCGCGCATTATCTCGATCAGCTCAGCCATATCGTGCCGCCATTTTCGCGGGCTTGAGAGCTTCATTACATCATTGCCGCCTATGCCCAGAAGCACATAATCGAAGCTGATGT from Chloracidobacterium sp. includes these protein-coding regions:
- a CDS encoding SGNH/GDSL hydrolase family protein, encoding MNTETPLVRRLQHRYIAGAAAILPFGPLLYVQGQITRWKVGLLPNAAGETHGMAGSGGETIRLLVIGESTVAGLGARDHEHALAGRFAHFMSASTRRAVEWHVIGLNGVTARRTIDELVPQVPDISFDYVLLGIGGNDVMKLSSPRKWRHDMAELIEIMRGRPSHPKVLISNCPMIILSPVLPEPVKSILWRISRMHDENMRELAAGLDGVHYYPQPVGIDLEGFFADGIHPSERGYSEWAEAMTEEFRAQGAW